The DNA segment acttcgagagaagaactgattcaaagaatcgaatcagccgccgaagagattcgccgaaacccggaaatggttcgttcaacggtggatagtgtggcgaaaagggcgagaaagtgtatcctgaaaaattgcactatttttgagaacgaattatgaataaattttatactaatagtttttttttgttgcgtttgtgaaattgtggaattattcgtagaaatttccgcaataatgccatgccattaatatctggaaagtattaaccgccaatttctactcaaactgcataaattggtttcaagatagttgcaatattatattcagttaaattcaaatactctgtcaaattctatgagctgccattacttggcaacgaaaattaaaaacctttgaacagtctcaattcagattccacatttattttaataggtacttaactcagagcagggagttcgactctcaatgaagtttcactgattttttttaaattcattctgcaatctgaaatgtttcgacatacaaattcaaaaattatgggcctaagaacacaagctgtgtcatgtttttttattatttcagatagtcgaacgggacatttgaatggctgtaaaaacgaaaccgtttgatatttttcgattctgttttgatattcgtgttaggtatgaaagtaagtacaatcgtgaaaaatttcatcaatttcgagtgaaattttttttcgctgtagacatgttcgatttctgaaaaaaatttttcacagatatcctttaaaaattgtgttaatttaggaaatgaaaatcaatttggcaaccgaaaaaaaaattcacgaacattgcaggttttccgccattttgtaatttttttttcggtgctctacaccatttctgaatgaagcatccaaaaatactacgatatgacaagaaaccattacttccagtcttatacataaccgaccacactcaatataataacgctcgaaaatgacattaaacaccgtgtatctcccttatgcttcgaaaacgggaaatatttcataagaaaaaaatgattctcccgatgttctctacacgtcatatgagtttgtccagtttatgatgaaacaccctgtatataccttGTTTCTCACGAGTGTCTGGGTTAGGCTTATtcaatgaatataaaaatttttcttcatttttaggACTGCTTACATACTCTGCATAAAAAAACCGTCAAATCAAAATGAATTACCGTAAAAAGTAGTACTGAATTTACCTGCCAAATTTAAAGTTGGCAGAGCAAACATTGCGAGCCTTCCATTAGTGATTATGCATGAAGGATGAAAATGGTGCTTACAAATAACAGCGTTTTGTATATATCGTAAATTTCCATCTCTGCAATTCTACGAATCCAAACTTCTCGCACCTCCTTGATGAATGTTATGTGATAGCTAGATACAAAATATCTAACTAACAATTACATATAAGTTATCATATAAACTCTGAATTTAATAGAGTTTAATAGCAAATTTCATTGCTACCAGTGGTGCGAACGGAGATCATATTATTTTGAACTCACTACAATAATTCCAGAAGAGCTAAATCACATTTTACCAATGCAATTCGTGTGGTATAGCAAATTCTATTTGTTGAACTGGTGCGcattgaatatataaatattataaatgGATTTTCATCTAGTATATAAGTATATTGTATTCAATATTATACTCACCATCTTTCGTCTTTATTATAGCACATGGCAACACAACAGTATTGGTCGGCATTTTCACTTTAACActctgaaaaattggaaaatctaATGCGGTAGATGGTGATCAAGCTAAAGGTAAATTTTCAGTGGAAATTGGTAGACTTTTACTCAATGTTATTTTTtggataattcaaaaaatttcgctTTATTGTATTAGATaagtcataatttttttttaagttacTATGGAAATTGAATTCGATCaacaggaaattttttttttcaagtttgacATTAAGCTCCTTCTCATTGTAATATTTCATTGAAAGGAAAATGTGAAATCCGATTATTTCAGCAAATGTGAGATACAATTCTGTATACATAATTCATGATAGGAGCTGTAAATTTCATTGAAAGTGAATACAACGAAAAGTATGTATAGTGTGAATTCAAAATTCCCGCCATTTTTATATCCACCTAACCATGAACTTATATCTTTATTCTTTTTCTTCTGTCTCAGCCAAAGTTGCTGATTGTTAAATAAATATCCATGCAGAAATCTATCCTAAGATATTTTTTCGTCGCTAGTTAAAAGGAAAAAACTCGATAGATGGCAGCACTTCTGCACGAACAAAATCATTTTAAGGAAGTTAATCCCCTTGACTAAGgttctgttgtcaaggtgggaaatttgGACATTTGTTTTGATGTTTCGTTTTGAAGTCGTatttgtgagaaaaaaaaaacgcgaATTCAAAAAGAAATAGGTGTTTAAGTTTTGGGTCCGAAGAAAAATTTCTTATAGCACAATATGTATGTGCTAAATACAAGGAAATACTAGAAAATAAGAAGACAGACCATATATCAGCACACAAAAAAGCTCAGTTGGGAATAAAATTACCGCGGGGGTAAATGCCTGGCATATTCCGATCCAAAGAGGTATTGAGGCGCTTTTATGAGAATCGAAAGAGGGAGGTGAGGACAATTGCTGCCGAAAAAAAGAGAGAAGTGTAAAAGACTGGTGGTGTAGggcatttataccaaataaagATGAATATGAATGCCATGGAATTTTTGTATCACTAACGAATAGCAGAACGATTTACGCCTTGGAATGTGAGGTTGGAGGTGGAAACcgataatgaaaatattatccgcaatgaagaaataaataatGCAGTAAGTGCTTTTGGCCATGATCAAAACAGTTTACTTTTCATAATATTTCAATCTATTAAgacaaaattatgaaaaaaattttcagaataatgaaACTGTGCCGACATATTTGCTAGCACCATCAACATCTCAGTCTTCAAAGATCCCAGATATTGCATTCGCACAGGTTGAAACCATTTCGAATCAAGTCGATGCTTTTGTAAGTAATTTCGACCATGATAAAAACTATTTACTTTCTTTATATAAGACcactaatattttatttttcagaacaATGAAGCTTGGCAAAAATATGTGCACACCGATTTACTGACGCCGATCTCTCAGCGTTTAAGAGGTCCAGAGGTTCAATCGGTTCTGGAGGAAGATACTCCTTCATTGTCTGAGAaccaagaaaagaaaaagaagaaacatGATGgtgagaaaattttaaatactAATTGTTTATTAATAATATCCATCATTCTTTCAGGTGTTCCTTTGGATACACCATCTTAGAGGAGACCTTCAACAGTGGTAAAGGCTGCCACGCGTACAGAATTCGGGGAAAAATACAACATACTCCTTAATAAGAGATTAAATCTCATAAGAAAATAGGAGGAAAAAAAGTGACGAAGAAATTCTTTCCCTAAAAGCTGCCCGAGAAGCGAAAGCTAAAATTCATTTTCCTATTACTAACGAATAGCAAAACGATTTACGGCTTGGAATGTGAGGTTGGAGGTGATGTGGAACCCGATAATGGAAATATTATCAACAATGAggaaatgaaaacttcagtaAGTGCTTTTGGCTATGATTAAAACAGTTTACTTTTCATAATATTTGAGTTTATTAAgacaattatgaaaaaatttttcagcaTAATGAAACTGTGCCATCATATTTGCTAGCACCATCAACATCTCATTCTTCAAAGATCCCAGAGATTGCATTCGGAAAGGTTGAAACCATTTCGAATCAAGTCGATGCTTTtggaattttgttatttttgctAATTTTGACCATAATCAAAACCATTCACTTTCTTTATATTTGATTTATTAGGACCACTAATATCTTATTTTTCGGAACAATGAAGCTTGGCAAAGATATGTGCACACCGATTTACTGACGCCGATCTCTCAACGTTTAAGAGGTCCAGAGGTTCAATCGGTTCTGGAGGAAGATACTCCTTCATTGTTTGGAACCAAGAaaaaacaagaagaaacatgATGGTAACAAAATtctaaataataattgtttatTGATATCCATCATTCGGTCAGATGTTCCTTTGGATACACCAGCTAGGAGGAGACCAACTACAGTGGTAAAGGCTCTCACGCGTACAGAATTCCGGGAAAAATACAACATACTCCTTAATAAGAGATAGAGTCTCAGGAAACAAGaggaaaaaaattgacgaaGAAATTCCTTCCATAAAAGCAGCCCGAGAAGCGAAAGTTAAAATTGATGCCTTGGAATATCAAATAAAATTGGAGCAACTGACAGTTCTAGTCACAGAAGCGAATCCAGTGTGGAACACAAGGAGCACAACAACTAACACCTCTGACAAAAGAGACTGTACAGAACTTGGAAACAACTTGAAATTGATTTTCACAAGTAAATTATgttgagaaaaatgaaaattgatatttcaatacGTCATTAGTCATTAGCTTACTGCTGataaattaaattgaaaaagtaattattaattagtgcCGACCTATAAGCATTGATATTGTCATTTTGACTATTGAGAGGCATATCAGGTATATTTGGTGGTGGAGGTAGAGGTCTTCATTTTGCAATAATGCTATTGTTCGGGATTGTGATAGAATGGACCTTTGTtggtttgttttgttttttgttttcctTTATAATTTGCACCAGGGTGGTTATTTGGCAACACCGCTTCCTCGGGCTACAGGAAGAGGGGTTGTTCGGGGGGACAATATTGATTAAAGATTCGATCGCTCGAGTGCCGTTAAGAAAATCACAAATCGTCGGGCTTGTGCATCGATCAAGTCAAAGTTGAGTCAAATTGCTGTTTTGGTGCATTTTGTcttcattttctgaattttgaattcaGTTAATTTACAGTCACGATCGCAAGATGTGGGGAATACATATGCGCGATCAGGCCATAGACAAATATGACAGGAACATTcaccattttcaaattttgaaatagcGTATAGTGAAAATGTGCGAGTTTGACGAGGAAGAGGCCATTTTAATGGAATAACTTTTGGATGAAGAAGCTCACAATAAACAGTAAATAAGCAATAATAAGTTATGACATATAAATATTCACCATTTTATGGATATTATAGAAAGATATTATATAAAAATCGTAAGGAGGAAGGTGAATTCAACAGATTATACCCATACCTCCGGAAAGATTCCGATCGTTTCTTTACATATTTCAGAATGGACTCTGAATGTTttgatgaaatattgaatcttatCAGAAACGATATAACAAAGCAGCAGAGTAAATTTGGAGAACCAATCGGAGCAGAAGAACGATTAGTTACATtgagttataattttcaattaccTATATAAATAAAACATCATTGTgagttatatattatatatttatgtaAAACGAAAAAAGCGAGAAAACTAACAGAAATTCATGAAAAGAATGATATTTTAAAAGTATTTATAGATTCAAATCATTTGATGAATTAGGATACCAGCAGTCTCCAGCAGCCTCCAAGTCTGTGTCAACCGTATTGGAATTATCAAACGGTGATGTAGGCGGGGAAGATACCACAGAATTATTGGAGAAACTTGAAATTACTTGGTTCTCCCTTTCAAACTCCATTTGCTGAGCCAGCTCCTCTTCCATGATCATTTTCGCTATTTTGAATTTAAGCATAGTCTGTCGGCGATCCGATAGTTTTTTAACACTAGCAGCATAAACTTGGAATGTCAGATCTATGCTGTCGTATTCCTTGTGCCTTTTATCTAGAAAACTGATAATTTTCTCTACATTTGACGGGGTTTCTGATGGAACCGCAGAACGTTTCCTTTTCTGTGCAACTTCTGTTTGTGGACCACTTTcttctatttcatttttaatgatTCCGAGATTTTCGGCTTGACTATCTTGACTTACGTTTGATTCTGTCGGCGCATGATGCAAGAAGGCCTTAAAAAATGACATCTGCTGTGCCCATGGCCATGTTTTGTAGCGACAGATAGATGCCGCTGCTTGGCCAGTCCGGGTTTTTTCGGAGCGTAAATGCTTGGATCAACAATCTCTcaggtttttccattttttttcaaatcttctCCTGCAAAAATTTTTCTACTAACTTATCGCCTGagtacaaacaaacaaaaactttttttcaggttTTTAGCTACTGGCGATTCTTACAAGACAATTGGTCACAGCTTTCGACTAGGATTTTCTACTGTTaaattaattgttgaagaagtATGCACAGCTATATGGAATAGATTACAGCCAATATATATGCCACATTCCACCAGAGAGATTTGGGAGAAATCAATCTCAGGCTATGAAAATTTGTGGCAGTTTCCCAATTGTTTGGGTAGTATAGATGGAAAACATATAACAATTAAATGTCCAAAAAAGAGTGgatcaaattatttttcttacttgaaaaaattttcaattgtcCTCATGGCAATTGTTGACCCCGGATATAAATTCATTTGCATTGATGTAGGTGCATATGGCAAAAACAGTGACGGAGGTATTTTTGAGGCATCTGCTATGGAAAGAAGATTTGAAAATGGCTCATTTGATATTCCCCCAGGTAGAACTTTACCCGGAGGAAATGAAGAAATTCCATGCATTTTGATAGGTGATGAAGCTTTCACCTTAAGTACATTCTTGATGAGACCATTTCCCTATAGACAATCTCGACATGATCATAATAAAGAAAAGTTCAATTACCATTTATGTAGAGCTCGTCGCGTTGTAGAAAACGCATTTGGAATGTTGGTACATAAGTGGAGATTATTTTTTAGACCCTTAGAAGTGAAAGTGGAAACGGCTAGAAAACTAGTTGAAACAGCTTGTGTATTGCACAATTTTCTAAGGGAAAAAaagattgatgaaaaatatcatcATTTACGAAGAAACATCAACGATATGCCAGTATATGGTAATGGATAAGGAGATATTTCAGTCGATGGTAGAAGAGCAACAAACCAAGCTTTCATGATACGGGAGAAGTTCGTCGATTATTTTATCAATTTGTAACAATAAAATTTACCATCATTCTAATAAATTTATCGAAAAACACAACTTACCTGTAAAATTTCCCATTTCTGTCGCAATCCCAtcccatattttatttttcaaccgTACATTTTTGTATTCAGGATGCGACATGTCATACAGTGCTCTATtcctttttattatttcaattagCTGTTCAGTAGAAGAATTCGCTATTACTTCGGTCATTCTTCCTGGCGCTCGATTCTCGAATCTGTAGGAATGTCATCTCTTGGGAAAAAGTGacattttctatgaaaatttcagattctgtattttcgaaatatagaaTATCATATTCTTACACATTTCAGAGGAATTGCTTCTAATGCTATTTACAATGGGATCATGAACCTATAGGATCCAATTCCTTAATATTCGGAAATCAGGCCCCTGCTGGGGCCAAAATCTGTAGGAATTGCATCCTAATTAATTAGTTGCTGCGTTTGAACGTTGATCGCTGAATACATCGCGACTGAACGCCGCTATATCGCTGAACAGATTGTGATAGTATGTGCGGAATAATACATGGGACGCGTTTGATcgcttctcgatcgtgatcgtggccgctcatatgtgtgttgattatatattttctttcaaaattcattattctcgATTTTTCTCTTCAGTCTTGAGTTTTTGAACACTGTTCACTCAATTGATGAACCAGACTAtagaaaaatttcaagttaGCATCTCAAGCTGCTTGACCATTTAGAAGGATTACCCCGTCCTTTTTCGAAATACTTCAGCATCTTCTCCCCCTAAGAAAGATGTAGTTTTTTGATTGAACGCAAATTTGATTGAGGAGAAAACAAAAAATCACCCATTATGCCGCTCCGCGTCGTCCATTCAACTGCAGTCTCTTAcggaaaagtatcactttccacacttgttaggaaaataactattatttaCAACCACTTTATCCACTTCCTATTagtttaaattgaaattatgaaaattgataCGGCGGCCGTGCTTCGCAATTTGTATCGTTCTCATGGTGACGGGTTGTCAAAGTGCCAATACAAACCTTGGAACATAGGTACAAGTGCAGCGTTTCAGAATTATATCTCGGAGCTCCGTGGAGAGAGCAGATTTTCAGGTCACGTGGTTTGGGATCAAGTTGAGGAGAAAATAATGGAACTCTACTGACAGCTGATTTCATAACCTAACATGTTTGGTCAAACGAAAAACAGTTTATTATTCATGTTTTGTTATTCTTGTTTGCTTTGTGTATAGTTGATTTGGACAGAGACAACTATCTGGTTTGGATTATAATGGAGGCTGAAATTATAGGCGAATTGATTTTTGATGAGGAGGACGATGACGAAATCAATATCCTCGAAAAAACAGATCATTTCGCCGATTTTACTGTATACAACTTCAATGACTAACAATTCAAGCAGCATTTCAGATTGTTGCCGGCCACTTACGATGAATTACATTTGATTCACTCTGGTCAACCAgaaattaatattgaaaaaaatgtctCATGACTTTGTGGTGCCTGGGAAATATGGAGAGTTTTCGGTAAGTGCATTGCTTCGATAGTTTGTTTTTCATTCCTACCTTTTTCAGTTCTGTAGTCTGTAGGTGATAGATTTGGAGTTAACAAAAGTTGTTGTTGGCATGTGTTATGACTACGTTCGGCCTGTAAACTCCGGTACAGAGCGAGTAGAACTAGAGTTTTATCACAGATCAGCTAGTATAGTGTTGATGTACAAACTGCCCGAACGAATGACAAGACCTGTCAACCACAAAAAACgtgggaaaaatttgaatttgaaagcgATTTATTCGAAAATGAACATGAATAGACAATTCTTAGTCCCGATCCTTAATGTAGCAAAGTATCTTTATTTTGAGGACAGTTCagatgaagaaaatgaaatatgtGAGAAAGTTGATCAATTCTGCGAATTCACTGTACCTCATATGAAGGATTATCAGTTTCAAACGCATTTTAGAATGGATCCGTCAACGTTTGAAGATCTACTCTTGAAGATTCATCAGACCATAATTGAACTCAATATATGTAATGGGCAAAAGAATTCTATTATTCTGTATAATTATTCCTTCCCCGGTCATTATGGCACTGTGGCTCTTTATGGTATATGTCACTGACATATTTGTAAATCTtcagtatttatttatttatttatttatttatttattaattcggGACACAGACGGGACGAACCCAAAGCAGTGTCCACAATTCAgtgttacagaaaaaaaaatattttatccaCATATGAACATCAAGCCCTAAATTGAACACATAAATCGATGACTAAACAGAAAAtgatattattattcaaaaattatacaaaacagTGTGGTATACATAGGAATTTATCTGAGCGACCTCAACAAACCGGTACTACGACTGCAGTTGCAACGGCGAAAATAACCAAGAAGAATGGACCGAAACCTAGAGGCAGAGTCAGAAAATATATCAATGTTAGTGACTTTAGACAGCTCATTAAATGTTTTCATTAATCTGTGAATTGGAGAGTTAAGAAAATAGTAAGTACTCGCAAAGTCAGTAAAAAATGTATCCGTGTGTCGAGTGTTATAAGAGGGAACGACCAACCTTACATAGTTGGACAAATGAGTACAATCGATTTTGTTGTTCACCAGTTTGTAAGTGAACATTGCATCAGCCATCCTTCTGCGATGCTCAAGAGGAATAAAGTTTAATTTCCGATAAACTTCGGATGTATCATTCACAAGAGGGAAGAATCGTCTCTGGCAATGTCTCACGAACCTCCTCTGAACACCCTCCAGTCTATCTATATAAATCCCATAGCGCGGATTCCACACAACAGACCCAAAACATAAGATGCTGTTGACGTAGGCCATGAAAAGAGTGCGAGCCACGTCGGCACTCCGGAATTCAAATGTTGTTCGAAATATGAAACCAAGCATCCGATTGGCCCTTTTCGAAATATTAAAGATATGTTGATCGAAGAGCAATTTGGAGTCCAACGTGATACCCAGATCTTTCACGGAGTTGACGTTAGAAATAGGCTCACCGAAAATTCGGTATGTAACTGGCGCAGAGACGGGTTTTCTGGAGAAGGTAATAGAGCAGCATTTAGATAGGTTTAGAAGAAGCTTGTTTTCCTTGCAAAAATCAGCAAATCGATTTAAATCTTCTTGAATACGTACTGTGTCGTTAGGACAGGAAATAGAATGAAACATCTTTAGATCATCGGCATAAAGAAGAACTCTGCAAAATTTAAAACATCTAATAACGTCATTaataaaaagcaaaaaaagTAATGGGCCTAAGTGGGACCCCTGAGGTACACCAGATGTGATATGAACCGCTTCAGATCTGAAACCACCCAAACAAACACGCTGATGTCTATTAGTCAAATAGGACCCAAACCACCGGAGAAGACTCCCACACACACCAAACCCAGCAAGCTTAGAAATCATTATGGAGTGGTCAATTCTATCGAAAGCCTTGCTAAAGTCGGTATAGACAGCCCCAACCGAAAGTCCAGAATCCATATTCTCCAAGATATATTCCACATATAGGGACATATTAGTCTCCACTGAGCGATTTTTCATGAAACCATGTTGTTCGGTGTTCAATATATtcttgaaatcaaaataaaggAAATCCGTCACGATGCTCTCAAACAACTTACCAATCGCGCAGAGTTTAGAGATAGGTCTGTAGTTCTCAACAAGATTTTTATTCCCTGATTTGAATATAGGGGTGATACTGCTAACTTTCCATTTATAAGGGAAGCAACCATCCTTTAAAGACttgttgaataaaataaatagagGTTCAAAAATCAAATCGCAACAATTTTTCAGGAAAGAGGAAGGAATACCATCAGGGCCAGGACTCCCATTACGCATGGACGTGATCTTAGTGCGGATATGATCGCGCTCAATATTTAAATTAGATAAATGCAGAGGAACCCCTTCAGAAGGTTCATTATAGGTTATAGCCGAGGAAGGAAGAAAAACTGAGGCAAAATAATCAGAGAACTTATTACAAATTTCCTGCGGGTTAGTCGAGACACCACTGGGTGTACCGACAGAATCAGGCAAACAAGGAGAACCCTTCTTATTCCCCACATATCGCCAGAAAAACTTCGGATCATCCACAATGCTACCCTCCACACTCGCCAAATACTTTTTGTAATCCTCTGAGATCAGATGCCCGGCTCTAGCCCTCAAAAGCCTGAATGTCGCGTAATCCAACGAGTTGGCATACATCTTCCACCgcttatgaaattttttcttttcccttATGGTTTTGATAGAAGCTAGGGAGTACCAAGTTGGATATTTTCTGCAGTATTTGGGATAGGAAGGGACTGAACTATCAAATATATCATCCAAAATCTCATAGAATCTATCCACAGCAGTATCTAGATCTTGGTAGGACAACTCGCGTGTCCAATCAATGGCACCAAGAGCTTCATTTATCGCACCAAAGTCAGCACGGTTGAAATTTCGATTGCGTGAATTACCCAAACATTTCTTATGTTGAACAGGAACATTTATATTAAACTGTAAA comes from the Coccinella septempunctata chromosome 2, icCocSept1.1, whole genome shotgun sequence genome and includes:
- the LOC123307080 gene encoding uncharacterized protein LOC123307080, producing the protein MSEYDIICLTETWLDDNILDSEVLNNSYKVYRRDRRSGSSLKSRGGGVLVAVSNNLTSFSESSWCSEAEDIWVTIVPDRGSKARVHIGCAYIPPRDMVALTSFTSSLCDIVNNNNCNDTFVICGDFNLPEIKWNMNPLNSFCIPSNARDPCSASFVDAISLSGLNQFNSFVNVSGNTLDLVLNNNFNITDFQLSEFPLVPEDPSHNTLQFNINVPVQHKKCLGNSRNRNFNRADFGAINEALGAIDWTRELSYQDLDTAVDRFYEILDDIFDSSVPSYPKYCRKYPTWYSLASIKTIREKKKFHKRWKMYANSLDYATFRLLRARAGHLISEDYKKYLASVEGSIVDDPKFFWRYVGNKKGSPCLPDSVGTPSGVSTNPQEICNKFSDYFASVFLPSSAITYNEPSEGVPLHLSNLNIERDHIRTKITSMRNGSPGPDGIPSSFLKNCCDLIFEPLFILFNKSLKDGCFPYKWKVSSITPIFKSGNKNLVENYRPISKLCAIDLKRFISHLVYLRGPT
- the LOC123307079 gene encoding uncharacterized protein LOC123307079: MSFFKAFLHHAPTESNVSQDSQAENLGIIKNEIEESGPQTEVAQKRKRSAVPSETPSNVEKIISFLDKRHKEYDSIDLTFQVYAASVKKLSDRRQTMLKFKIAKMIMEEELAQQMEFERENQVISSFSNNSVVSSPPTSPFDNSNTVDTDLEAAGDCWYPNSSNDLNL